The following are encoded in a window of Salinibacter ruber DSM 13855 genomic DNA:
- a CDS encoding amidase, whose amino-acid sequence MSIDRRQFLDACTAVGLSGLFPGALYAQVAEQEDDAPITTEHVAAAESIAGLSLTGEERELLVENLNENLEQYEAMRAQDLPNARAPATTFDPRRGGAELPEVPPSADGAEVPLPPIDRPSSNEELAFASISELAHLLRARKVTSVELTELALQRLRRYDDRLHAVISYTEERALAAARRADDELDAGTWRGPLHGVPYGAKDLLAVQGTKTTWGAEPYKTQTIDETATVIERLDDAGAVLVAKLSLGALAWGDVWYDATTKNPWNLDQGSSGSSAGPAAAVSAGCVPFAIGSETLGSIVSPSTRCGVTGHRPTFGAVGRGGAMALSWTMDKLGPIARSALDCAHVYDAIRGADPKDPASVDVPFPFDAERSAVSLRVGYLQEAFEGDYDNQSADQKTLDVLRGLGVDLEPVSWDVDVPVGALLNTLDVEAAAAFDELTRTDGVDELVRQGENTWPNVFRTARFVPAVEHVQMDRLRVDLMERAHAVMQDLDVLVSPSFGGGTLGITNLTGHPCVCLPNALRPVEEGPDARRQPGSISFVAPLYRDQHALTLAHAVQQATDIHRRRPPIQ is encoded by the coding sequence ATGTCTATCGATCGACGCCAGTTTTTGGACGCCTGCACGGCGGTCGGGCTGAGCGGCCTTTTTCCCGGTGCCCTGTACGCGCAGGTGGCCGAGCAGGAGGACGATGCCCCCATCACGACCGAACACGTGGCGGCCGCGGAATCGATTGCCGGGCTCTCCCTCACCGGCGAGGAGCGGGAGCTGCTGGTTGAGAACCTGAATGAGAACCTCGAGCAGTACGAGGCGATGCGGGCACAGGACCTGCCCAACGCACGAGCCCCGGCGACGACCTTCGACCCGCGCCGCGGCGGGGCGGAACTTCCGGAGGTCCCGCCGTCGGCCGACGGGGCGGAGGTCCCCCTTCCTCCGATCGACCGACCTTCTTCCAATGAGGAGCTGGCCTTCGCCTCCATCTCGGAACTGGCCCACCTGCTCCGTGCCCGCAAGGTGACCAGTGTGGAGCTGACCGAGCTGGCCCTGCAGCGCCTGCGTCGGTACGACGACCGGCTGCACGCGGTCATTTCGTACACCGAAGAGCGGGCCCTGGCGGCGGCCCGCCGGGCCGACGACGAGCTGGACGCGGGCACGTGGCGCGGTCCCCTGCACGGCGTGCCGTACGGGGCCAAGGACCTGCTGGCCGTGCAGGGCACGAAGACAACATGGGGGGCAGAGCCGTACAAGACCCAGACAATCGACGAGACGGCAACTGTCATCGAGCGGCTCGACGACGCCGGGGCCGTCCTCGTGGCCAAGCTGTCGCTGGGCGCCCTGGCCTGGGGGGATGTCTGGTACGACGCCACCACCAAAAACCCCTGGAACCTCGACCAGGGCTCCAGCGGCTCGTCGGCGGGGCCGGCCGCGGCGGTGTCGGCGGGCTGCGTGCCCTTCGCCATTGGGTCCGAGACGCTTGGCTCCATCGTCTCGCCGTCCACCCGATGCGGCGTGACGGGCCACCGCCCAACCTTCGGAGCGGTGGGGCGGGGCGGGGCCATGGCGCTCTCGTGGACCATGGACAAGCTCGGCCCCATCGCCCGTTCGGCGCTCGACTGCGCACACGTCTACGACGCGATCCGCGGGGCCGACCCGAAAGATCCCGCCTCGGTGGACGTGCCGTTTCCGTTCGACGCGGAACGCTCCGCCGTCTCCTTGCGGGTGGGATACCTGCAGGAGGCCTTCGAGGGGGACTACGACAACCAGTCCGCCGACCAGAAGACGCTCGATGTCCTGCGTGGGCTCGGCGTGGACCTGGAGCCGGTGTCGTGGGACGTCGACGTCCCGGTGGGGGCGCTCCTGAATACGCTCGACGTGGAGGCCGCCGCGGCGTTCGACGAGCTGACCCGCACGGACGGCGTCGACGAGCTGGTTCGGCAGGGCGAGAACACGTGGCCGAATGTCTTTCGCACCGCCCGCTTCGTCCCGGCGGTGGAGCACGTCCAGATGGATCGGCTGCGGGTGGACCTCATGGAACGGGCCCACGCGGTCATGCAAGACCTTGACGTGCTGGTGAGCCCCAGCTTCGGCGGGGGCACCCTCGGCATCACGAACCTGACGGGGCATCCGTGCGTGTGTCTTCCCAACGCCCTGCGCCCCGTGGAGGAAGGGCCGGATGCGCGCCGCCAGCCGGGCAGCATCAGTTTCGTGGCGCCCCTGTACAGGGACCAGCACGCGCTCACGCTGGCCCACGCCGTGCAGCAGGCGACCGACATCCACCGCCGCCGCCCGCCGATCCAGTAG
- a CDS encoding inorganic phosphate transporter, protein MGDPFLIGGVIIACFVAFNIGGATTGPAFGPAVGANVLSKTTAGALMAVAFFGGAYTIGRRVVDTLGTELVHDPSVFTLEASIIVLFFIGGALLVGNLSGAPASTSMTAVGAIIGLGLASGELNFAVVGEILAWWILSPIIGFWLAVMVGRYGYEALDRRVAIEQSDGPLLAFERVELGRWPVVRLRESPVVRMERISPKLWPALGPNTSWREAVGTAVLVSIGFLMAFSSGTSNIANAIAPLVGSGALAMNPGILIGCGAVAVGALTIARRTMETLGNDITDLPLTAAIVVALLSSLIIIALSALGIPASFVVVATLCIIGLGWGRSTQAVSVAEAVRGDVSPQVSVGALARGDDATVGTVRSQSAPQGASRRTAPVRSDLFDPGTSVRVVLMQNVVPLLATGGSYLTFWLLPVGG, encoded by the coding sequence GTGGGCGATCCGTTTCTCATCGGTGGCGTCATCATTGCGTGCTTCGTCGCGTTCAACATCGGCGGCGCGACGACCGGGCCGGCCTTCGGGCCGGCGGTGGGGGCGAACGTCCTATCGAAGACCACCGCGGGGGCGCTCATGGCGGTGGCCTTCTTCGGCGGGGCCTACACGATTGGGCGTCGCGTCGTGGACACGCTGGGCACGGAGCTGGTCCACGACCCGTCCGTCTTCACGCTCGAAGCCAGCATCATCGTGCTGTTCTTCATTGGCGGGGCGCTGCTCGTGGGCAACCTTTCGGGGGCCCCGGCATCCACGTCGATGACGGCGGTGGGGGCCATCATTGGCCTCGGCCTTGCGAGCGGGGAGCTCAACTTTGCCGTCGTGGGAGAAATTCTCGCCTGGTGGATCCTGTCCCCCATCATTGGCTTTTGGCTCGCCGTCATGGTGGGGCGCTACGGGTACGAGGCGCTCGACCGGCGCGTCGCCATCGAGCAGAGTGACGGCCCGCTGCTGGCGTTCGAGCGTGTAGAGCTGGGGAGGTGGCCTGTGGTCCGTCTCCGCGAGTCCCCCGTCGTGCGGATGGAGCGCATCAGCCCGAAGCTGTGGCCGGCCCTTGGGCCCAACACGTCGTGGCGCGAGGCGGTGGGCACGGCCGTGCTGGTGAGCATCGGGTTTTTGATGGCGTTTAGCTCGGGCACCAGCAACATTGCCAACGCCATCGCGCCGCTGGTGGGAAGCGGCGCCCTGGCCATGAACCCCGGCATCCTCATCGGGTGTGGGGCCGTGGCGGTGGGGGCCCTCACGATTGCCCGCCGGACCATGGAGACGCTCGGCAATGACATCACCGACCTGCCGCTGACGGCCGCGATCGTGGTGGCGCTCCTCAGCTCGCTCATCATCATCGCGCTGTCGGCCCTCGGCATCCCGGCGAGCTTCGTCGTGGTCGCCACCCTCTGCATCATCGGCCTCGGGTGGGGGCGCTCCACCCAGGCCGTATCGGTGGCCGAGGCCGTGCGCGGAGACGTATCCCCCCAGGTGTCGGTGGGGGCCCTGGCGCGCGGGGACGACGCGACGGTCGGGACCGTGCGCTCGCAGTCCGCGCCACAGGGGGCGTCGCGGCGCACCGCCCCGGTCCGGTCGGACCTCTTCGACCCCGGGACGAGCGTGCGGGTCGTGCTGATGCAGAACGTGGTGCCCCTGCTGGCGACGGGCGGGTCGTACCTCACCTTCTGGCTGCTCCCTGTAGGGGGATGA
- a CDS encoding peptide chain release factor 3, which translates to MDPVLKDEIEKRRTFAIISHPDAGKTTLTEKLLLKGGAIHEAGEIKARKADRFAMSDWMTMEKERGISVTSSVMKFPYRGYELNLLDTPGHRDFSEDTYRVLTAADSVIMVLDNASGVEQQTEKLMEVCRMQDTPIITFVNKMDRHGLPPLDILEDIEDTLDLDTVPLSWPIGMGNRFRGTYNLYRDELHLFSHADMDGEHERLPIDDLDDPQLDEVLGDQADDLRFDVELVREAGDELDLQAYLGGKQTPVFFGSALSNFGVGDMFDTFVEIAPPPQPRPTVTRDVSPYEDDFTGVAFKIQANMDPKHHDRMAFVRVCSGKFEKGMEVIHHRTGQTMRLNNATTFMAQDREGVDTAYPGDIIGIMSHGRVKIGDSFSTAEPLHFTGVPSFAPEHFRKVRLDDPFRSKHLSKGLQQLSEEGTIQAFRPLRGNDYILGAVGELQFDVTLDRLEDEYNVDAHLTGVRYACCRWIDGPAEDLEDFEAENMDSLFRDAGGDLAYLALSDFRLERTMENWPRISFNSTKQHTAEEERS; encoded by the coding sequence GTGGATCCAGTCCTCAAGGACGAGATCGAAAAGCGCCGGACGTTCGCCATTATCAGCCACCCGGACGCGGGCAAGACGACCCTCACCGAGAAACTCCTCCTGAAGGGGGGCGCCATCCACGAGGCGGGTGAGATCAAGGCCCGCAAGGCCGACCGCTTTGCGATGAGCGACTGGATGACGATGGAGAAGGAGCGGGGCATCAGCGTCACCTCCTCGGTGATGAAATTCCCCTACCGGGGCTACGAGCTGAATCTGCTCGATACCCCGGGCCACCGCGACTTTTCGGAGGATACATACCGCGTCCTGACTGCGGCCGACAGCGTGATCATGGTGCTCGACAACGCGAGCGGCGTGGAGCAGCAGACGGAGAAGCTGATGGAGGTGTGCCGGATGCAGGACACCCCCATCATCACCTTCGTCAACAAGATGGACCGGCACGGCCTGCCGCCGCTCGACATCCTGGAGGACATCGAGGACACGCTCGATCTGGACACCGTGCCGCTCTCCTGGCCCATCGGGATGGGCAACCGCTTCCGCGGCACCTACAACCTGTACCGGGACGAACTGCACCTCTTCTCCCACGCCGATATGGACGGGGAGCACGAGCGCCTGCCGATTGATGACCTGGACGATCCCCAGCTCGACGAGGTGCTCGGCGATCAGGCCGACGACCTTCGGTTCGACGTGGAGCTGGTCCGCGAGGCGGGCGACGAGCTGGACCTGCAGGCCTACCTCGGCGGCAAACAGACGCCGGTCTTCTTCGGCAGTGCGCTCAGCAACTTTGGGGTGGGCGACATGTTCGACACCTTCGTCGAGATCGCCCCGCCGCCCCAACCCCGTCCCACGGTGACCCGGGACGTCTCGCCCTACGAGGACGACTTCACGGGCGTCGCCTTCAAGATCCAGGCGAACATGGACCCGAAGCACCACGACCGCATGGCGTTTGTGCGCGTCTGCTCCGGGAAATTCGAGAAGGGCATGGAGGTGATCCACCACCGCACCGGGCAGACGATGCGCCTCAATAACGCCACCACGTTCATGGCGCAGGACCGGGAGGGGGTGGACACGGCCTACCCGGGCGACATCATCGGCATCATGAGCCACGGGCGCGTCAAGATTGGGGACAGCTTTTCGACGGCCGAGCCCCTTCACTTTACCGGGGTGCCCAGCTTTGCGCCGGAGCACTTCCGCAAGGTGCGCCTCGACGACCCGTTCCGGTCGAAACACCTAAGCAAGGGCCTGCAGCAGCTGAGCGAGGAGGGCACCATACAGGCGTTCCGTCCGCTCCGCGGCAACGATTACATCCTCGGGGCCGTCGGCGAGCTGCAGTTCGACGTGACCCTGGACCGGCTGGAGGACGAATACAATGTGGACGCCCACCTCACGGGCGTGCGCTATGCTTGCTGCCGCTGGATCGACGGACCGGCGGAGGACCTGGAGGACTTCGAGGCCGAAAACATGGACAGTCTCTTCCGCGACGCCGGCGGGGACCTGGCGTACCTCGCGCTCAGTGACTTTCGGCTGGAGCGCACGATGGAAAATTGGCCCCGCATCAGCTTCAACTCCACGAAGCAGCACACGGCGGAAGAGGAGCGCAGCTAG
- a CDS encoding MgtC/SapB family protein: protein MPSDTLTLFYRFGVALVLGLFMGLQREYAYRDRADGEGELIAGARTFPIIALLGAASALSATELESAWPFAVTVIAVGVLLAVGHFLQARARDTGLTTEMAALVVFFTGGLCYWGDLRLAAALGVGTAVLLSLKVQTHALARTLNQEDVIATLKFAVITVIVLPLLPQQGYGPSPFDVLVPYNVWLMVVLISGISFLGYVLIKVVGPRRGVGLTGILGGLASSTAVTLSVAERSRDSAGLDRPFALAVLLAWAIMFVRVIVEVAVINPPLLLTVWAPILGVFVVILAYCGYLYGVQPVEKHDEPQTVKNPFRLGPAVTFGVLYAVILVVSNGAQTYFGDAGVYLSSVVAGLADVDAITLSMARLHESGDVGAVPATRAIVIAAAANTVLKGGIVALTGTSGLRRAVVPGLLLIVGASGVALLFI from the coding sequence ATGCCGTCTGACACGCTGACGTTGTTCTACCGCTTTGGGGTGGCCCTCGTCCTTGGGCTCTTCATGGGGCTGCAGCGCGAGTACGCGTACCGCGACCGGGCGGACGGGGAGGGGGAACTGATTGCCGGCGCGCGAACCTTTCCCATCATTGCGCTCCTGGGGGCGGCGTCGGCCCTGAGCGCCACCGAACTCGAGAGTGCGTGGCCGTTCGCAGTAACCGTTATTGCAGTGGGAGTGTTGCTTGCCGTCGGGCATTTCCTGCAGGCCCGAGCGCGGGACACCGGCCTCACCACCGAGATGGCGGCGCTGGTGGTCTTCTTCACCGGGGGGCTCTGCTACTGGGGGGACCTCCGCCTGGCGGCGGCCCTCGGGGTTGGGACGGCGGTGCTCCTGTCGCTGAAGGTGCAAACCCACGCCCTCGCCCGCACGCTCAATCAGGAGGACGTGATCGCGACCCTCAAGTTTGCCGTCATCACGGTTATTGTGCTGCCCCTGCTGCCGCAGCAGGGCTACGGCCCGTCGCCGTTCGACGTGCTGGTCCCGTACAACGTCTGGCTCATGGTCGTGCTGATTTCTGGGATCAGCTTCCTGGGGTACGTGCTCATCAAGGTTGTGGGCCCGCGTCGCGGCGTGGGACTGACCGGGATTCTCGGGGGCCTCGCGTCGAGCACGGCCGTCACGCTGAGCGTCGCGGAGCGGAGCCGAGACTCGGCGGGGCTGGACCGGCCCTTCGCGCTGGCCGTGCTCCTGGCCTGGGCCATCATGTTTGTGCGGGTCATCGTGGAGGTGGCGGTCATCAACCCGCCCCTGCTCCTGACCGTCTGGGCGCCCATTCTGGGGGTTTTCGTCGTGATCCTCGCCTACTGCGGGTACCTGTACGGCGTGCAGCCGGTCGAGAAGCACGACGAACCCCAGACCGTTAAAAATCCGTTTCGCCTCGGTCCGGCAGTCACATTTGGGGTGCTGTACGCTGTCATTCTCGTTGTGTCGAACGGGGCCCAAACCTACTTTGGCGACGCCGGCGTGTACCTGTCGAGTGTCGTGGCGGGGCTGGCGGACGTGGACGCCATCACCCTCTCGATGGCTCGTCTCCACGAAAGTGGGGACGTAGGGGCGGTGCCTGCCACCCGGGCCATCGTGATTGCGGCGGCCGCCAATACGGTGCTCAAGGGCGGCATCGTGGCGCTCACCGGCACGTCGGGCTTGCGGCGGGCGGTGGTGCCGGGCCTCCTCCTCATCGTCGGGGCGTCCGGCGTGGCCCTGCTCTTCATTTGA
- a CDS encoding YdcF family protein has translation MSLFVTKLLSLFVHPLSLGMLLVGTGIVVGNWWRRSGMALLVGGVLVLWVASAPLVSDWLRGRLEGQHPPTRVDSLPSAEAAVVLGGGVSPPRPPRIHPDLNDAADRVWHAARLYHAGKVPLVIASGGTQPWKRPDAREAPATNVLLQDWGVPGDAILLESKSANTYENATRTAELLDRRGLNCVLLVTSALHMPRALAVFRSAGIKAVPAPTDVQVGDRNYTVLDVLPDAGALAGSTAAIREYVGYLVYDWRGWIDGPAGSPNARDATARCSPSASAPVR, from the coding sequence GTGTCGCTCTTCGTCACCAAACTTCTAAGCCTCTTCGTTCACCCCCTGTCCCTCGGCATGCTGCTCGTGGGCACAGGGATCGTGGTGGGGAACTGGTGGAGGCGAAGCGGGATGGCGTTGTTGGTCGGGGGCGTGCTGGTCTTGTGGGTGGCTTCGGCACCGCTCGTGTCGGATTGGTTGCGAGGGCGTCTGGAAGGGCAGCACCCACCGACGCGTGTCGATTCCCTGCCGTCGGCGGAGGCGGCCGTGGTGCTTGGCGGCGGCGTGAGTCCGCCTCGCCCCCCTCGCATCCACCCGGACCTGAATGACGCTGCCGACCGGGTGTGGCACGCGGCGCGCCTCTACCACGCCGGCAAGGTGCCCCTCGTCATCGCCAGTGGGGGCACCCAGCCCTGGAAGCGCCCGGACGCCCGGGAGGCGCCCGCCACGAACGTGCTCCTACAGGATTGGGGGGTTCCGGGTGACGCCATCCTCCTCGAGTCGAAAAGCGCAAACACGTACGAAAACGCCACGCGAACGGCAGAGCTACTGGATCGGCGGGGGCTCAACTGTGTGCTCCTGGTGACCTCCGCCCTGCACATGCCCCGGGCCCTCGCGGTCTTTCGGAGTGCGGGCATAAAGGCCGTGCCGGCGCCGACGGACGTTCAGGTGGGCGACCGAAATTACACCGTGCTCGACGTGCTCCCCGACGCCGGGGCCCTCGCCGGATCCACCGCCGCCATCCGTGAATATGTAGGGTATCTCGTATACGACTGGCGCGGCTGGATCGACGGGCCCGCCGGATCCCCGAACGCGAGAGATGCGACGGCCCGCTGTTCACCCTCTGCCTCGGCCCCCGTCCGTTGA
- a CDS encoding thioredoxin domain-containing protein, with translation MPLVQTLRERLRGYRPRLEAVVFGLSLLGVLDVVHLLIQQARTFENGCLGGSALGGGSSIFDCAAVTAGAGSKLLGVPNTTWGLGFYGMVGVLTVAVFWVVPKVRAWIHGARIGLLTGGIAYSAYLTYLQIGPLGTLCLLCLGSALITTLLFAGQVALLASSPTSPPDSMSSRLVKRQVALFVYCAAAAAVLVGMDLVYFDETSAAAPQPRSASESAAPAQCELDDSKTPLQDQGASLVGFQDITAGSNEAGVTVIEYFDPNCPHCKDFHQVMKQVVEAHRDEVRFVYKPFPLRRSSLPEIQALYVAAQSDKFNEMLEAQYARQGPGGIGMQDLRAIAEEIDLDPSVLSERVEQNEYRDQVLQQRKRAVKVGVDSTPTVLINGHFVESRTQKCLNTFIEQAKSGTLGGTASG, from the coding sequence ATGCCTCTGGTGCAGACTCTTCGCGAACGGCTGCGGGGATACCGTCCGCGCCTGGAGGCTGTGGTGTTTGGGCTTTCCCTGTTGGGGGTTCTCGACGTCGTGCACCTCTTGATCCAGCAGGCCAGGACCTTCGAGAATGGATGCCTCGGGGGCTCCGCGCTCGGGGGCGGTTCGTCCATCTTCGACTGCGCGGCGGTGACCGCCGGGGCGGGAAGCAAACTCCTGGGGGTGCCCAACACAACTTGGGGGCTCGGGTTTTATGGAATGGTCGGCGTGCTCACCGTCGCCGTCTTCTGGGTGGTGCCGAAGGTGCGAGCGTGGATCCACGGGGCCCGAATCGGTCTGCTCACGGGCGGGATTGCGTACTCGGCGTACCTCACGTATCTCCAGATCGGTCCCCTGGGGACCCTGTGCCTTCTGTGTTTGGGATCGGCCCTGATCACGACCCTCCTGTTTGCAGGACAGGTTGCCCTGCTTGCTTCCTCACCAACATCCCCTCCTGATTCCATGTCGTCTCGACTCGTAAAACGGCAGGTCGCCCTCTTCGTCTACTGCGCCGCCGCCGCGGCCGTCCTCGTCGGGATGGATCTTGTCTACTTCGACGAGACGAGTGCAGCGGCCCCGCAGCCCCGCTCCGCGTCTGAGTCGGCCGCCCCGGCCCAGTGCGAGCTCGACGACTCGAAGACGCCGTTGCAGGACCAGGGGGCCTCACTCGTCGGCTTTCAGGACATCACTGCGGGCAGCAACGAAGCCGGGGTGACGGTCATCGAGTACTTTGATCCAAACTGTCCCCACTGCAAAGACTTTCACCAGGTCATGAAGCAGGTGGTGGAGGCCCACCGCGACGAGGTGCGGTTTGTCTACAAGCCGTTCCCGCTCCGTCGCTCGTCGCTGCCGGAGATCCAGGCCCTGTACGTGGCGGCCCAGTCCGACAAGTTTAACGAGATGCTGGAGGCGCAGTACGCGCGTCAGGGACCAGGCGGCATTGGGATGCAGGACCTCCGGGCCATCGCGGAAGAGATTGACCTCGACCCCAGCGTGCTGAGCGAACGGGTGGAGCAGAACGAATATCGGGATCAGGTCCTTCAGCAGCGAAAGCGGGCCGTGAAGGTTGGGGTTGACAGCACCCCGACGGTGCTGATCAATGGGCACTTCGTAGAGTCTCGCACCCAGAAGTGCCTGAACACCTTCATCGAACAGGCCAAATCCGGAACCCTCGGCGGCACGGCGTCCGGATGA
- the trpE gene encoding anthranilate synthase component I, protein MTYDDFRTRVETARANGLSRLVVPVHARRSADLLTPVSAYLALREDSPFSFLFESVEGGEKLARYSFLGRDPYRILTGQAFGATVEVDERRTPSPEAGLPTPTGSIFDVLDAYLDRYEEVELPDLPRLRGGAVGYLGYDAVRLVEDLPDAPPDDLGLPDAVWCFYDTVAAFDHVRHQLVLMANVFVDEETDLRAAFEHAQARLADLEADLKRSSDPPAPVEWTQAELTSNIEQPAFEDAVRTAKDHIQKGDIFQVVLSQRFATAFEGDRFNLYRALRQVNPSPYLFYLDLDDLALVGSSPEVLVRAEDGTAEVLPIAGTRPRGEDEEEDEALAEELLDDTKERAEHLMLVDLGRNDLGRVCQYATVEVDRYAYVERYSHVMHIVSSVKGALAPDQSSMDALAACFPAGTVSGAPKVRAMEIIDDLEPSRRGVYAGAVGYVDFSGTLDTCITIRTMVVADETAYVQAGAGIVADSDPAREYEETRDKAAALRQALRVASEGLL, encoded by the coding sequence ATGACCTACGACGACTTTCGCACACGTGTCGAGACTGCCCGGGCCAACGGCCTGTCCCGTCTCGTGGTGCCCGTACACGCCCGTCGGAGTGCCGATCTCCTCACCCCGGTCTCGGCGTACCTCGCCCTCCGGGAGGACTCTCCATTCAGCTTTCTCTTCGAGAGCGTGGAAGGGGGGGAAAAGTTGGCCCGCTACTCCTTTCTGGGGCGCGACCCGTACCGCATTCTAACGGGCCAGGCGTTTGGGGCCACGGTCGAGGTGGACGAGCGCCGCACGCCCTCGCCGGAGGCCGGCCTGCCCACCCCCACCGGCTCCATCTTCGACGTGCTGGATGCGTACCTGGACCGATACGAGGAGGTCGAACTGCCGGACCTGCCCCGGCTGAGGGGCGGGGCCGTGGGCTACCTCGGATACGACGCCGTGCGTCTCGTGGAGGACCTCCCGGACGCCCCCCCGGACGACCTCGGCCTCCCCGACGCGGTGTGGTGCTTCTACGACACCGTCGCCGCCTTCGACCACGTCCGCCACCAGCTCGTGCTGATGGCAAACGTGTTCGTCGACGAGGAGACCGACCTGCGCGCCGCGTTCGAACACGCCCAGGCCCGCCTCGCCGACCTGGAGGCGGACCTCAAGCGCTCCTCCGATCCCCCAGCCCCCGTCGAGTGGACGCAGGCGGAGCTCACGTCCAACATCGAGCAGCCTGCCTTCGAGGACGCCGTCCGGACGGCCAAGGATCACATCCAGAAGGGCGACATCTTTCAAGTCGTCCTGTCGCAGCGCTTCGCGACCGCCTTCGAGGGGGACCGCTTCAACCTGTACCGCGCCCTGCGCCAGGTCAACCCCTCGCCCTACCTCTTTTACCTCGACCTCGACGACCTCGCGCTCGTGGGCTCGTCGCCGGAGGTGCTGGTGCGGGCCGAGGACGGCACGGCCGAGGTGCTGCCGATCGCAGGCACGCGGCCGCGGGGTGAGGACGAGGAGGAAGACGAGGCCCTCGCCGAGGAGCTGCTCGACGACACCAAGGAGCGCGCCGAGCACTTGATGCTCGTCGACCTGGGCCGCAACGACCTGGGCCGCGTCTGCCAGTACGCCACCGTGGAGGTGGACCGGTACGCCTACGTCGAACGGTACTCCCACGTCATGCACATCGTGTCGTCGGTCAAGGGCGCGCTCGCCCCCGACCAGAGCTCCATGGATGCCCTGGCGGCCTGCTTCCCGGCCGGGACGGTCAGTGGCGCGCCCAAGGTGCGGGCGATGGAGATCATCGACGACCTGGAGCCCTCCCGGCGCGGGGTCTACGCCGGGGCCGTCGGCTACGTCGACTTCTCCGGAACCCTCGATACCTGCATCACCATCCGCACCATGGTCGTGGCCGACGAGACGGCGTACGTGCAGGCCGGTGCGGGCATCGTCGCGGACAGCGACCCTGCCCGCGAGTACGAGGAAACCCGGGACAAGGCCGCCGCCCTCCGGCAGGCCCTTCGGGTAGCCTCGGAGGGGCTGCTGTAA
- the trpS gene encoding tryptophan--tRNA ligase encodes MEATDSASPPDTEHPADPVVVSGIQPSGRLHLGNYFGALRQHIDLHQQHDAYYFIVNYHAMTTVQDAERLREHTFNVALDYLALGFDPDEAALFVQSDVPEVTELMWIFFNLLPTSALEKGVAYKDKVEAGLTPNAGLFNYPVLQAADILAYGGSLVPVGADQKQNLEIARDLARRFNNRFCPEDEPLLPVPEPQILDDVAVVPGTDGRKMSKSYDNTIGIFDEGDALEEKVMNIVTDSTPLDAPKDPASCNVFALITLFADAETQQEIADKYRAGGYGYGHAKQALQELIEEHFAEARARRKDLEQRPDYVRDVLRQGAKEARAQAEPLLEKVRDRVGLVRTH; translated from the coding sequence ATGGAAGCCACCGACTCTGCCTCGCCCCCGGACACCGAACACCCCGCCGACCCGGTCGTGGTCTCCGGCATCCAGCCGTCCGGCCGCCTGCACCTGGGCAACTACTTTGGGGCCCTTCGTCAACACATCGATCTGCACCAGCAGCACGACGCCTACTACTTCATCGTGAACTACCACGCGATGACGACGGTGCAGGACGCGGAGCGGCTCCGCGAGCACACCTTCAACGTGGCGCTGGACTACCTTGCCCTCGGCTTCGACCCCGACGAGGCGGCCCTCTTCGTGCAGAGCGACGTGCCGGAGGTAACCGAGCTCATGTGGATTTTCTTCAACCTCCTCCCCACGAGCGCCCTCGAGAAGGGGGTGGCCTACAAGGACAAGGTGGAGGCCGGCCTTACGCCGAACGCGGGCCTCTTCAACTACCCGGTGCTCCAGGCCGCCGACATCCTCGCGTACGGCGGCTCGCTGGTGCCCGTCGGGGCGGACCAGAAACAGAACCTGGAGATCGCCCGCGACCTGGCCCGTCGCTTTAACAACCGGTTCTGCCCGGAGGACGAGCCGCTCCTCCCCGTCCCTGAGCCCCAGATTCTCGACGACGTGGCCGTGGTCCCCGGCACCGATGGGCGCAAGATGTCGAAGAGCTACGACAACACCATCGGCATTTTCGACGAGGGCGATGCGCTGGAGGAGAAGGTGATGAACATCGTGACCGACTCCACCCCCCTCGACGCCCCAAAGGACCCGGCGTCCTGCAACGTCTTCGCCCTGATCACCCTGTTTGCCGACGCGGAGACCCAGCAGGAGATCGCGGACAAGTACCGGGCCGGCGGGTACGGCTACGGGCACGCCAAGCAGGCGCTCCAAGAACTGATCGAGGAACACTTCGCCGAAGCACGGGCCCGGCGCAAGGACCTCGAACAGCGGCCGGACTACGTGCGCGACGTGCTCCGGCAGGGCGCGAAGGAGGCCCGGGCCCAGGCCGAGCCCCTCCTGGAAAAGGTGCGCGACCGGGTCGGCCTGGTCCGCACCCACTAA